AAAGAGAAATGCCCGGAATTTCGTTCCAGGCATTGAATATTCGTTATTTTTTTGGCTTTGCCAGCATCCGAAGCAAGACATAACCGCATATCGCAGAAAGCGCCGAGCCGGTGAGGACGCCAATTTTCGTCTCGGCCTGCAACAATTCTGATGGATAGGACAAAAGCCCGATGAAAATGCTCATGGTGAAGCCGATGCCGCACAGGATTGCAACGCCATAAAGCTGCACCCAGCTTGCGCCCATCGGTTTTTGCGCAAAGCCCGCTTTAATTGCGAGCCATGCCGCACCAAAAACGCCGATCTGTTTACCCACAAAGAGGCCGAGCATGATGCCGAGCGGCAGCGTGTCGAAGATGATAGACGGCGTCATGCCTGTAAAGGAAATGCCCGCATTGGCGAAACCAAACACTGGCACGATGAAGAACGCAACCGGCTTGGCCAGCGCATGTTCCAGTGTATGAAGAGGTGAGGTCATATCATCCGGCTTCGCTTTGGCAGGTTTAAGCGGGATCATAAGTGCTGCAACAACGCCAGCGACCGTGGCGTGTACGCCGGAATTAAAGACCAAGAACCACAATAGAGCTGCACCAACCAGATAGGGCAGCAAGCGGGAAACGCCCATGCGGTTCATTACAAAAAGCACGGCTGCCGTTGCGAATGCCGCGCCGAGATAAGGTATGGATATTTCGGCAGTGTAGAAGACCGCGATGATGACAACTGCAGCGAGATCGTCAAGGATCGCAAGCGTTGCCAGAAAGACTTTCAGGCTCGACGGCACGCGGGATCCGAGCAGCGACAAAACACCAAGCGCAAAGGCAATGTCGGTTGCGGAAGGCACGGCCCAGCCGCGCACTTTTTCCGGGTCGCCATAATTGAAGGCAACGAAAATCAGCGCAGGCACGATGACGCCGCCAGCAGCGGCAATACCGGGTAAAATGCGATTAGGCCAGCTTGCGAGTTGGCCATCAAGAAACTCACGCTTGATCTCGAGTCCGACCAGAAAAAAGAAAATCGCCATCAGTGCATCATTGATCCAGTGCGACAGGCTGAGCGGACCAATATAAAAATGGAGAGCGTCGAAATAGGCTTTGGAGAAAGGCGAATTAGCGACAATCAGTGCTAACGCAGCTGCAGCCATAAGCACGATGCCGCCAGAAGATTCGTTATCCAGAAAACGGCGCATAATGGAGACAGGGCGGGCGGATTTTGGATGTGACGTCATTCTTCTTCTTTTCAGGTTATTTCTGGAGCGCCCACTTCATAGAGCATGAGATTGCGATCCGTTATGCCAAGCTTTGGCCATTCAGAACGCCATTTCTCTATGTGGTCTGAGATGAAGTGTTTGTCCAGTGAAACCCGATCGCGCCAGAGCTCTTTTACATGAATGAGACTTGGTTGAAGTATGTCCTGAGAATAGGTGTACTCGATACAGCCATTTTCCGCGCGGCTTGCTTCAATCATTTGCTGCATGACTGGACGCGCTTCATCAAGTTTTTCAGCGGGCAAGCGTATCGTTCCAATGATTAGCAGCATTTATTTGTTTTCCTCAAGCAGCGACGTCTGGCCATTGCTGATTGCTGTGGCGCGCTGCGTAAATTCATTGCCCTTATCGCCGTGCAGAACAAGCGCTGGCATAAGCGAAAGACCCGCCCGGCTGCCGCGGACGCCGGTAATCACAATGCGGATTGCAGCGGCATCGGGGCGCGGCAGGATTGGAATGATTTTCAAGCCGCCAAAACGCCGCTCCATTGCACTTAATATCGGCGCAAGCGAAGCAGGGCGTGCGATAATCGAGACGCTGCCGCCGGGGCGGAGCAAAGCCGATGCTGTGCGCAGCCATTGGTCAAACATACCTTCAGGCATGACATGGGCCTCGGCTTTCACGGGGTCGGGCGTTGCGCGGTCGCTGGCTTCGTTGAATGGCGGGTTCATGATGACATAATCGAAGCTGTTATCGATCAGTCCCGCTTCCGCGCGTGCTTTGCCGGTGAGCGCAACATCGGCCTCAAGAATATCAATGCGATCACGCAGGCTCGCATTCAGCGGATGGTTCACGCTTTTGTGCGCAAAGTTGAGCATGAAGCCGGAGCGTTCAATAAGCGTCACGCGTGCATCCTTGCAACGGGCCGCAACAGCGAGACCTGCAGCACCAGCGCCGCTGCCAAGATCAGCAAGGCACCCTTTGAAGTCACCCGGTACACTGCTTGCCAGAATCATCGCATCCACGCCCGAACGATGGCCTTTCATCGCGGGTTGCACGAGATGAAAAGCGCCACGATGAAACACATCGATGGTTTCTTCTCTTGGCTCAGGCACTCTATTTGCCATTGTCTCTAAGTTCATGTTCCAGACCAGCATCAATCAAGTAGCGTCTGGCTTCATTTACGCGGTCTTCTTCGACCAGAAAACGTCTCGGTATAATACCGAGTGAACCTTCAAGAATGCTCATATTGGTATCAGCGATGAAATAGACGATACCAGCTTCTTTCATCAGAGCTTCAGCAACTGACAGCAAAACGGAATCATTTGTGCGTATAAGTTCAATCATTTCGACACTGTGTATTCAATAGACCGCATTGACAACTGCC
This genomic stretch from Brucella pseudogrignonensis harbors:
- the nhaA gene encoding Na+/H+ antiporter NhaA, which gives rise to MTSHPKSARPVSIMRRFLDNESSGGIVLMAAAALALIVANSPFSKAYFDALHFYIGPLSLSHWINDALMAIFFFLVGLEIKREFLDGQLASWPNRILPGIAAAGGVIVPALIFVAFNYGDPEKVRGWAVPSATDIAFALGVLSLLGSRVPSSLKVFLATLAILDDLAAVVIIAVFYTAEISIPYLGAAFATAAVLFVMNRMGVSRLLPYLVGAALLWFLVFNSGVHATVAGVVAALMIPLKPAKAKPDDMTSPLHTLEHALAKPVAFFIVPVFGFANAGISFTGMTPSIIFDTLPLGIMLGLFVGKQIGVFGAAWLAIKAGFAQKPMGASWVQLYGVAILCGIGFTMSIFIGLLSYPSELLQAETKIGVLTGSALSAICGYVLLRMLAKPKK
- a CDS encoding putative quinol monooxygenase, which codes for MLLIIGTIRLPAEKLDEARPVMQQMIEASRAENGCIEYTYSQDILQPSLIHVKELWRDRVSLDKHFISDHIEKWRSEWPKLGITDRNLMLYEVGAPEIT
- a CDS encoding tRNA1(Val) (adenine(37)-N6)-methyltransferase, whose amino-acid sequence is MANRVPEPREETIDVFHRGAFHLVQPAMKGHRSGVDAMILASSVPGDFKGCLADLGSGAGAAGLAVAARCKDARVTLIERSGFMLNFAHKSVNHPLNASLRDRIDILEADVALTGKARAEAGLIDNSFDYVIMNPPFNEASDRATPDPVKAEAHVMPEGMFDQWLRTASALLRPGGSVSIIARPASLAPILSAMERRFGGLKIIPILPRPDAAAIRIVITGVRGSRAGLSLMPALVLHGDKGNEFTQRATAISNGQTSLLEENK
- a CDS encoding DUF2007 domain-containing protein, which translates into the protein MIELIRTNDSVLLSVAEALMKEAGIVYFIADTNMSILEGSLGIIPRRFLVEEDRVNEARRYLIDAGLEHELRDNGK